The following proteins come from a genomic window of Terriglobales bacterium:
- the mnmE gene encoding tRNA uridine-5-carboxymethylaminomethyl(34) synthesis GTPase MnmE: MNLDDTIVAISTPPGRGGIGVVRLSGTEAVAIARPMLRLRRDLEPTRATFGELVEPATGERVDEVVVTWFQKPHSYTTDDLVEISAHGSPVVLRHIVELAMERGARLAEPGEFTMRAFLNGRIDLTQAEAVRDLIDSQTLYQARVAAQQLEGSLSKRIQPIKQQLVELIALMEAGVDFAEDDVPVLATGIILERISEVRDGLSALARSFEYGKVVHEGLTLAIVGRPNVGKSSLFNRLVERERAIVTATPGTTRDLVSETVSIGGIPVKLVDTAGIRKALDEAESIGIRKSMEALADADMVLVVLDASQPLHAEDRELLQQVEQRKAIVVANKWDLAQHTNEIPAIATSATTGEGIDKLRSEILRNVAGDSGAAPEAGFLTNLRQSSLVTEAIHALNAAGRSAESQVPHEMILLDLYGSLRQLDEITGTTTADDILNLIFGSFCIGK, from the coding sequence TTGAACCTCGATGACACAATCGTTGCCATCTCCACTCCGCCCGGCCGCGGAGGCATCGGCGTAGTGCGTCTTTCCGGCACGGAAGCCGTCGCCATCGCTCGTCCAATGTTGCGCCTGCGCCGAGACCTTGAGCCGACACGCGCCACGTTTGGAGAACTCGTCGAACCTGCGACCGGCGAGCGCGTCGATGAAGTGGTCGTCACCTGGTTCCAGAAACCGCACTCCTATACAACCGACGACCTCGTCGAAATTTCCGCACACGGTTCGCCGGTTGTGCTGCGCCACATCGTGGAACTGGCGATGGAACGCGGCGCCCGGCTGGCCGAGCCCGGCGAGTTCACCATGCGCGCCTTCCTCAACGGGCGCATCGACCTGACCCAGGCCGAAGCTGTCCGCGACCTCATCGATTCTCAAACGCTTTACCAGGCTCGCGTCGCCGCACAGCAGTTGGAAGGATCGCTTTCCAAGCGCATCCAGCCGATCAAGCAGCAACTGGTGGAACTCATTGCGCTGATGGAAGCCGGAGTCGATTTCGCCGAGGACGATGTGCCGGTGCTTGCGACCGGCATCATCCTGGAGAGGATTTCGGAGGTCAGGGATGGGTTGAGCGCCCTGGCGCGGTCGTTCGAGTACGGAAAGGTTGTACACGAAGGACTTACGCTGGCGATTGTGGGCCGGCCCAACGTTGGCAAGTCGAGCCTCTTCAATCGGCTGGTCGAGCGAGAGCGTGCCATCGTTACGGCCACTCCCGGCACCACGCGCGACCTTGTCAGCGAGACGGTTTCGATTGGCGGCATCCCGGTGAAACTCGTCGATACCGCCGGCATTCGGAAGGCGCTCGATGAAGCCGAGTCCATCGGGATTCGCAAGTCGATGGAAGCGCTCGCCGATGCCGACATGGTGCTGGTCGTGCTCGATGCCTCGCAGCCTCTGCACGCGGAAGATCGCGAACTGCTGCAGCAGGTGGAGCAGCGCAAGGCGATCGTGGTGGCGAATAAGTGGGACCTTGCTCAGCATACGAATGAGATTCCGGCGATCGCTACCTCGGCGACGACCGGCGAAGGCATCGATAAACTGCGCTCGGAGATTCTGCGCAACGTCGCCGGCGACTCGGGAGCAGCACCGGAAGCCGGTTTCCTCACTAACCTACGGCAGTCATCGTTGGTGACAGAGGCGATCCATGCCCTGAATGCTGCCGGACGCTCCGCCGAGTCCCAAGTCCCGCACGAGATGATCCTGCTCGACCTCTACGGCTCACTCCGCCAGTTGGACGAGATCACCGGCACAACCACGGCCGACGACATCTTGAATCTGATCTTTGGCAGTTTCTGCATCGGGAAATAA
- a CDS encoding response regulator, protein MALKILLADDSMTAQNMGKKILVDAGYEVLAVSNGAAAIKKIAADRPDLIILDVYMPGYTGLEVCERVKGAPDTARIPVLLTVGKMEPFRPEEANRVRADGVMIKPFEATDLLAAVQSIGNKQPSSTVRTPPPPRPEPEDETTVRIPPQVASLVDTLPIPPPKAAVTHEDTVPIPPPTDADATLRLTPEQVRAFQDQSYREWMAIHDKGGVPAAEAHTEEAAPEMSVAPPAPAVEVEPAIPAMLEPEMPVAVVYAEPEAPAQPFFAVEPAMEVPEPVPVELVPPAISVTSHEEASMELETSAPIMLGDLDVAKVEELETTIASPTMEVAIESAPELEINSPIHLQERVEVEADSALVTNDQDMSEFVTKFGVEKPEEIAVGVVSDLEPEQLAAITMPVEPAEHVLEATVAEPTSVLDEVGEVEIQTPMIEPEPVVAFVPSLEDTQEIAPFVPAMESAQEEAVETPALEPSVVELEPVAPAVAEEISVPEPPVEAVAEAPAVEAPMHSVEMAVAAAAGVASAVGVGHIATDQTPAAPEPLVTAPVEELQSEAQVALVSESSATPSVGDAELAQQLAAALAKAEAEQPVAAETEAAITASIEPHLAAAVEPIAEEAHNWSDSKLSEAVAKAIEKLKPQLITEILRELIKK, encoded by the coding sequence GTGGCGTTAAAGATTCTGCTGGCCGATGACAGCATGACCGCCCAGAATATGGGCAAGAAAATCCTGGTTGATGCCGGTTATGAGGTTCTCGCCGTCAGCAACGGGGCCGCGGCGATTAAGAAGATTGCAGCCGATCGTCCCGACCTCATCATCCTCGATGTTTATATGCCGGGCTACACCGGTCTCGAGGTGTGCGAACGCGTCAAGGGAGCTCCCGATACCGCTCGTATTCCCGTTCTACTGACCGTCGGCAAAATGGAGCCGTTCCGTCCGGAAGAGGCGAACCGCGTCCGGGCAGACGGCGTGATGATCAAGCCTTTCGAAGCCACGGATTTGCTTGCCGCCGTGCAGAGCATCGGCAACAAGCAGCCCAGTTCCACGGTAAGGACGCCGCCTCCACCGCGACCGGAGCCGGAAGACGAGACCACGGTCCGCATCCCGCCCCAGGTGGCTTCGCTGGTCGATACCTTACCCATACCGCCGCCTAAAGCGGCCGTTACGCACGAAGATACAGTTCCTATTCCTCCTCCAACGGATGCCGACGCAACCCTCCGGCTTACTCCCGAACAGGTCCGCGCATTTCAGGACCAAAGTTATCGCGAGTGGATGGCGATTCATGACAAGGGTGGCGTGCCTGCTGCTGAGGCGCACACCGAAGAAGCAGCACCGGAGATGTCGGTTGCACCTCCTGCACCGGCAGTTGAAGTGGAGCCTGCCATTCCTGCGATGCTTGAGCCGGAAATGCCGGTCGCGGTTGTTTACGCCGAGCCTGAAGCTCCTGCCCAACCTTTCTTCGCCGTCGAACCTGCAATGGAGGTCCCGGAGCCGGTTCCCGTTGAGCTCGTGCCACCTGCCATTTCCGTGACTTCGCACGAAGAAGCCAGCATGGAACTGGAGACCAGCGCTCCCATCATGCTCGGCGACTTAGATGTAGCGAAAGTCGAGGAACTCGAGACAACGATTGCCAGCCCGACCATGGAAGTCGCAATTGAGTCCGCGCCTGAGCTCGAAATCAACAGCCCCATCCATTTGCAGGAAAGGGTTGAAGTCGAAGCAGACTCCGCGCTCGTCACGAACGATCAGGACATGTCCGAGTTCGTCACCAAGTTCGGAGTCGAGAAGCCGGAAGAAATAGCCGTCGGTGTCGTCAGCGACCTGGAACCAGAACAGTTGGCCGCGATCACTATGCCGGTGGAACCCGCCGAGCACGTACTGGAAGCTACAGTTGCGGAGCCCACAAGCGTTTTGGACGAAGTCGGCGAGGTAGAGATTCAGACACCGATGATCGAGCCGGAACCGGTCGTCGCTTTTGTCCCCAGTCTCGAAGACACGCAGGAGATTGCGCCGTTTGTCCCGGCCATGGAATCGGCGCAGGAAGAGGCAGTTGAAACTCCGGCGCTGGAACCGTCCGTCGTCGAGTTGGAACCCGTCGCTCCCGCCGTGGCGGAAGAGATCTCTGTGCCGGAACCGCCGGTGGAAGCCGTGGCGGAAGCGCCTGCGGTCGAAGCTCCGATGCACTCCGTTGAAATGGCTGTGGCCGCTGCCGCGGGAGTCGCCTCCGCTGTTGGCGTCGGACACATCGCAACCGACCAAACTCCAGCGGCACCCGAGCCGCTCGTGACGGCACCAGTAGAAGAGCTGCAGTCTGAAGCTCAAGTAGCGCTGGTTTCCGAGTCGTCCGCCACACCGTCCGTCGGTGATGCGGAACTCGCCCAGCAGCTTGCCGCAGCCCTCGCAAAGGCCGAAGCAGAACAGCCGGTGGCCGCGGAAACGGAAGCGGCGATCACGGCGTCGATTGAGCCACACCTCGCAGCCGCGGTGGAGCCCATCGCGGAGGAGGCCCACAACTGGAGTGACTCCAAGCTCTCAGAAGCCGTCGCCAAGGCTATCGAAAAGCTGAAGCCGCAACTGATTACGGAAATCCTGCGGGAACTTATCAAGAAGTAG
- the bamD gene encoding outer membrane protein assembly factor BamD, producing MVKRFVSLVGIAVLLFGFAACHNKKVNNPIAQVDSKQPDKILFDRAMEAMKRNKFDVARLTLQTLINTYPDSEFVARAKLAVGDSWYAEGGSAALVQAENEYKDFITFFPNMPEAAEAQLKIADIHYHAMEKPDRDYTHAKRAEEEYRTLLTQWPDSALVPQAKQRLNEVQEVLAEREFRIGRFYFLRESWVAAEARLRSLVEAYPLYSGADQALYMLGQTYEKRAEGFRAMPHAPEALKGEMIRKAEDNAAAAYAKILTRYPVMSRAADAKERLQALRRPVPTPTAEAIAQNKKEEESRSETGMWGRMMGNLHKGPDVARATKVGEPQLVDPQPVSAPLILRQTNEEIMKAYQATQGGGTGKVSVETVKTGAPPPSQPVPRSDAAPTTDKPAEDNGIPELQPIQDSSQSETQAAPVTPPVQVNEVERQAESQTQPAAQPATTQSDGQAAATQTDQKSTDQKSDDKKDGFSTSKKKEKKGLRKIVPF from the coding sequence CGCCATGGAAGCGATGAAGCGCAACAAGTTCGACGTGGCCCGGCTCACGCTGCAAACGCTGATCAATACTTATCCGGATTCGGAATTCGTGGCCCGCGCCAAACTGGCGGTCGGCGATTCCTGGTACGCGGAAGGTGGTTCGGCAGCGCTGGTTCAGGCTGAGAACGAGTACAAAGACTTCATCACCTTCTTCCCCAACATGCCGGAAGCGGCGGAGGCCCAGCTCAAGATCGCCGACATTCACTACCATGCGATGGAGAAGCCGGACCGCGACTATACCCACGCGAAGCGCGCCGAAGAGGAGTACCGCACGCTGCTTACGCAGTGGCCGGACAGCGCGCTTGTTCCTCAGGCCAAGCAACGGTTGAATGAAGTACAGGAAGTGCTGGCGGAGCGCGAGTTCCGCATCGGGCGCTTCTACTTCCTGCGGGAATCGTGGGTGGCCGCTGAGGCAAGATTGCGCTCGCTCGTCGAAGCGTATCCGCTCTATAGCGGCGCCGACCAGGCGCTGTACATGCTCGGCCAGACCTACGAGAAAAGAGCGGAAGGCTTTCGAGCCATGCCCCATGCGCCCGAGGCCCTCAAGGGCGAGATGATCAGGAAGGCCGAGGACAACGCTGCTGCCGCTTACGCCAAGATCTTGACCCGTTACCCGGTGATGAGCCGGGCGGCCGATGCCAAGGAGAGACTGCAGGCGTTACGGCGTCCAGTGCCGACTCCGACGGCCGAAGCCATCGCACAGAACAAGAAAGAAGAAGAAAGTCGCAGCGAGACCGGCATGTGGGGCCGCATGATGGGTAACCTGCACAAGGGGCCGGATGTCGCCCGCGCGACGAAAGTCGGCGAGCCGCAGTTGGTCGATCCGCAACCGGTGAGTGCGCCGCTGATCCTGCGCCAGACGAACGAAGAGATCATGAAGGCGTACCAGGCGACCCAAGGCGGCGGAACCGGGAAGGTATCCGTTGAGACGGTGAAGACCGGCGCACCACCGCCGAGCCAACCCGTCCCGCGCTCGGATGCTGCTCCGACTACGGACAAACCGGCCGAGGACAACGGAATCCCCGAGTTGCAGCCCATCCAGGATTCCTCCCAGAGCGAGACTCAGGCAGCGCCTGTGACTCCTCCGGTGCAGGTGAACGAGGTGGAACGCCAGGCCGAGTCCCAGACGCAACCTGCGGCGCAACCTGCCACAACGCAGTCGGACGGTCAGGCTGCCGCGACCCAAACGGATCAGAAGTCGACCGACCAGAAGTCGGACGACAAGAAGGACGGATTCTCCACCAGCAAAAAGAAGGAGAAGAAAGGCCTTCGTAAGATCGTCCCGTTCTAG